In the genome of Coraliomargarita algicola, one region contains:
- the eno gene encoding phosphopyruvate hydratase has product MSTIITDIRAREIIDSRGNPTVEVDVELESGIIGRAAVPSGASTGEHEAVELRDGDKSRYLGKGVLKAVDNVDNVIAPELVGLDACDQLTIDKAMLELDGTANKSKLGANAMLGVSLAVAHAAADALGLPLYKYIGGPNAKVLPVPMMNVINGGSHSDAPIAFQEFMIRPIGAKTFSEAIRMGAECFHSLKKVLHDRGLSTAVGDEGGFAPTFEGTEDALDTLTKAVEAAGYKVGSDITFALDCASSEFFSDGVYDYTKFEGEGGAKRNSEEQAAYLKELTEKYPIDSIEDGCDENDWDGWKALTDAIGDKVQLVGDDLFVTNVKFLQKGIDLGVANSILVKVNQIGTLTETLEAIELGKVHGYNSVISHRSGETEDTTIADIAVATNAGQIKTGSMSRSDRIAKYNQLLRIEEELGDNAIYAGTLK; this is encoded by the coding sequence ATGAGCACTATCATCACAGATATCCGCGCCCGCGAAATCATCGATTCACGTGGCAACCCAACAGTCGAAGTCGACGTCGAACTCGAGTCTGGCATCATCGGCCGCGCTGCCGTTCCCTCTGGAGCCAGCACTGGTGAGCATGAAGCAGTTGAGCTTCGTGACGGCGATAAGAGCCGCTACCTCGGTAAGGGCGTTCTTAAAGCTGTCGACAATGTCGACAATGTCATCGCTCCAGAACTCGTCGGCCTCGACGCTTGTGACCAACTCACAATCGACAAAGCCATGCTGGAGCTCGACGGCACAGCCAACAAGAGCAAGCTCGGCGCCAACGCCATGCTCGGTGTCTCACTCGCAGTCGCTCACGCCGCGGCGGATGCACTCGGTCTGCCTCTTTACAAATACATCGGCGGTCCTAACGCCAAGGTACTTCCCGTGCCTATGATGAACGTCATCAACGGTGGCTCTCACTCCGACGCACCGATCGCGTTCCAAGAGTTCATGATTCGCCCCATCGGCGCGAAGACATTCAGCGAAGCCATCCGCATGGGTGCTGAATGTTTCCACAGCCTCAAGAAGGTGCTCCACGATCGCGGCCTCAGCACAGCTGTGGGTGACGAAGGTGGATTCGCACCAACATTCGAAGGCACTGAAGACGCACTCGACACATTGACTAAGGCAGTCGAAGCCGCTGGTTACAAGGTCGGCAGCGACATCACCTTCGCACTGGACTGTGCATCTTCCGAATTCTTCAGCGATGGCGTCTACGACTACACCAAGTTCGAAGGTGAAGGCGGTGCCAAGCGCAACTCCGAAGAGCAAGCCGCTTACCTCAAGGAGCTCACTGAAAAATACCCCATCGATTCCATCGAAGACGGTTGCGACGAAAACGACTGGGACGGCTGGAAAGCCCTCACAGACGCAATCGGCGACAAGGTGCAGCTTGTTGGTGACGACCTTTTCGTCACCAACGTGAAGTTCCTGCAAAAGGGCATCGATCTTGGCGTCGCCAACTCGATCCTCGTGAAGGTCAACCAAATCGGCACACTCACCGAAACCCTCGAAGCCATCGAGCTCGGCAAGGTCCACGGTTACAACTCCGTGATCTCTCACCGTTCCGGCGAGACCGAAGACACTACAATCGCCGACATCGCCGTCGCAACCAACGCAGGTCAAATCAAGACTGGTTCCATGAGCCGCTCCGACCGTATCGCGAAATACAACCAACTGCTTCGCATCGAAGAAGAACTGGGCGACAACGCGATCTACGCCGGCACACTCAAGTAG